The Malus domestica chromosome 13, GDT2T_hap1 genome includes a window with the following:
- the LOC103405187 gene encoding zinc finger protein CONSTANS-LIKE 5 — MGLQDSWTAAAVGLVDKPCGSCKTLAAALFCRAHLAFLCLACDSRIHPANKLTTSHQRVWMCGVCQQAPAAVTCKADAAALCVSCDADIHSANPLARRHERVPVEPFYDAAESIVVKSTTGLSSAAAALNYLVPNGDVVFNTKDIENNAASGWLIPNPNFNSKLHMDIAPDILKSSDDLIFPEMDSLLEFDYPTSVHTISGSGACNDSVVPVQPDPIPPPSFNMNYNVSGPADHNCFDLDFCRSKLYSSFSYPTQSLSQSVSSSSLDAGVVPDGNSLSDKPYLFGRNASSNGSEPGDISYSFGPKANNKVSEAGVPVSATPASQPATQLCGLDREARVLRYREKRKKRKFQKTIRYASRKAYAETRPRIKGRFAKRNKTETDVVDRIYCSRPGTYFPDPQFGVVPTF, encoded by the exons ATGGGCCTCCAAGACTCGTGGACTGCCGCAGCCGTCGGCTTAGTCGACAAGCCCTGCGGCTCCTGCAAGACCTTGGCGGCGGCCTTGTTCTGCCGAGCTCACTTGGCCTTTCTCTGCCTGGCCTGCGACTCCAGGATCCACCCCGCCAACAAGCTCACCACAAGCCACCAGCGAGTCTGGATGTGTGGGGTCTGCCAGCAAGCCCCAGCCGCCGTCACCTGCAAGGCCGACGCCGCCGCTCTCTGCGTCAGCTGCGACGCCGACATCCACTCGGCTAACCCCCTCGCCCGCCGCCACGAGCGGGTCCCGGTCGAGCCTTTTTACGACGCCGCCGAGTCCATCGTCGTCAAGTCAACAACTGGCCTGTCATCCGCCGCCGCGGCTCTCAACTACCTCGTCCCAAACGGAGACGTTGTATTTAACACTAAAGACATTGAAAACAACGCCGCGTCGGGCTGGCTGATCCCCAACCCGAATTTCAACTCGAAGCTCCATATGGATATCGCTCCGGACATCCTAAAGTCCTCCGATGATCTCATCTTCCCCGAAATGGATTCGCTGCTGGAGTTCGATTACCCTACCTCAGTACACACTATTTCGGGTTCGGGTGCGTGTAATGACAGCGTTGTTCCGGTTCAACCCGACCCGATTCCACCGCCATCGTTCAACATGAACTACAACGTTTCGGGTCCCGCCGATCACAACTGCTTCGACCTGGACTTTTGCAGAAGCAAGCTCTATTCTTCCTTCAGCTATCCGACTCAGTCCCTCAGTCAAAGC GTTTCGTCCTCTTCCTTAGATGCCGGAGTTGTTCCCGATGGAAACTCCCTCTCCGATAAACCGTATCTTTTCGGCCGAAACGCCAGCAGCAACGGTTCGGAACCGGGAGATATATCCTACTCTTTCGGCCCAAAAGCCAACAACAAGGTTTCGGAAGCCGGCGTACCGGTCTCGGCAACTCCTGCGAGTCAACCAGCGACTCAGCTCTGCGGACTGGACAGGGAGGCGAGGGTATTGAGATACagagagaagaggaagaaacGCAAGTTCCAGAAAACAATCCGATATGCTTCGCGGAAAGCGTATGCCGAAACTCGTCCGAGGATCAAGGGCCGGTTCGCGAAACGCAACAAAACCGAAACCGACGTGGTGGATCGCATCTATTGCTCCAGGCCGGGCACTTATTTTCCGGACCCACAATTCGGCGTCGTTCCGACGTTTTGA